A genomic window from Flavobacterium azooxidireducens includes:
- a CDS encoding tetratricopeptide repeat-containing sensor histidine kinase, whose product MTKKRIAVIFFGLFCIQLVAQVREHKVVDSLNIKAMELYVSSTNKAMELLGKAEKIAKSEKLDESLGYTINNLAIVYRAKGEYVKSKQLSQEALSLVKGNSVKASTFNNIGACNRSLGLYEESLKNYLEALKIYEATNDLKEQGIVNNNIGMIYSSLEMYDKAKTYHNKALSVYKKLNYKKGLSEVYNNIAIALANQDSLQKSLLYFKFSLKIEEELKDKKGIAESINNVGGVYHYLGKTDSALYYYKKSAEIERLIQNFSGVATSYNNIAQLMLEEGKPILAKSYIDSSYTYSKKSKVAESLLESIQNYAYYFETINDFKNANLYNKKYYTMSDSIMKSSNLKTLHELEVKYQTAKKDTEIAQNRAELAENELKIKQKNTIIFGSLGFAFVLGLLGYLLYNQQKIKNNQLIKESELKEALVKIETQNKLQEQRLQISRDLHDNIGSQLTFIISSIDNLKYFDVAKEKLVSKFDNISGFTKNTITELRDTIWAMNKNAISVEDLQIRITNFIDNAQLATHGISFDFSFDDSVNASHEFSSIEGMNIYRIIQEAVNNAVKYANASQIKILLKQENNKMIFSINDNGIGFSEPEIELGNGLNNMKKRALELNADLKIISEKDKGTSILIKKEIA is encoded by the coding sequence ATGACAAAAAAACGAATAGCAGTTATTTTTTTCGGCTTATTTTGCATTCAACTTGTCGCTCAAGTTAGAGAGCATAAAGTAGTTGATAGTTTGAATATAAAAGCAATGGAGCTATATGTTTCCAGCACAAACAAAGCAATGGAGCTACTCGGCAAAGCTGAAAAAATTGCCAAATCAGAAAAACTAGATGAGTCGCTAGGCTATACTATTAATAATTTAGCAATTGTTTATCGTGCCAAAGGTGAATATGTTAAATCAAAACAACTCTCTCAGGAAGCACTTTCTTTGGTTAAAGGCAATTCAGTAAAAGCTTCTACTTTTAATAATATTGGAGCATGTAATCGTTCTTTAGGCTTGTATGAGGAGAGTCTAAAAAACTATTTGGAAGCATTAAAGATTTATGAAGCTACAAATGATTTAAAAGAACAAGGTATTGTAAATAACAATATAGGAATGATTTATAGTTCTTTAGAAATGTATGACAAAGCAAAAACATACCATAACAAAGCATTGTCAGTTTATAAAAAACTAAACTATAAAAAAGGATTATCTGAAGTTTATAATAATATTGCTATCGCTTTAGCAAATCAAGATAGTTTACAAAAATCATTACTTTATTTCAAATTTTCTTTAAAAATAGAAGAAGAATTAAAAGACAAAAAAGGAATTGCCGAATCAATTAATAATGTTGGAGGTGTTTACCATTACTTAGGCAAAACTGATTCTGCCTTATACTATTACAAAAAATCAGCAGAAATTGAACGTTTAATTCAAAATTTTTCCGGTGTTGCAACAAGTTATAATAATATTGCTCAATTAATGCTTGAAGAAGGAAAACCAATTTTAGCTAAAAGTTATATTGATAGTTCTTATACCTATTCCAAAAAGTCAAAAGTAGCCGAAAGTTTATTAGAATCGATTCAGAATTATGCTTATTATTTCGAAACAATTAACGATTTTAAAAATGCAAATCTTTATAATAAGAAGTACTATACAATGAGTGATAGTATTATGAAAAGTTCAAATCTAAAAACATTGCATGAATTAGAAGTTAAATACCAAACTGCAAAAAAAGACACAGAAATTGCTCAAAACAGAGCAGAATTAGCCGAAAATGAATTAAAAATTAAACAAAAAAATACAATCATTTTTGGTTCGTTGGGTTTTGCTTTTGTGTTGGGATTGTTGGGCTATCTTTTATACAATCAACAAAAAATTAAGAACAATCAACTTATCAAAGAATCCGAACTCAAAGAAGCTCTAGTTAAAATTGAAACTCAAAACAAGCTACAAGAACAACGGTTGCAGATTTCAAGAGATTTACACGATAATATTGGTTCGCAACTTACATTTATCATTTCTTCCATTGATAATTTGAAGTATTTTGATGTTGCTAAAGAAAAATTAGTCTCCAAATTTGATAACATCAGCGGCTTCACCAAAAACACGATTACCGAGTTGCGGGATACCATTTGGGCAATGAACAAAAATGCTATTTCTGTAGAAGATTTACAAATCAGAATCACCAATTTTATTGATAATGCTCAGTTGGCTACGCACGGAATTTCCTTCGATTTTTCATTTGATGACAGCGTCAATGCGTCACACGAATTTTCATCTATCGAAGGAATGAATATTTATAGAATCATTCAAGAAGCGGTGAATAACGCTGTAAAATATGCCAACGCATCTCAAATTAAAATTCTACTGAAACAAGAAAATAACAAAATGATTTTTTCGATTAACGATAACGGAATAGGTTTTTCAGAACCCGAAATAGAACTCGGAAATGGTTTAAATAATATGAAAAAGAGAGCATTAGAATTAAATGCCGACTTAAAAATCATCTCCGAAAAAGATAAAGGAACCAGCATTTTAATCAAAAAAGAAATTGCGTAG
- a CDS encoding DUF6252 family protein: MKTIKFICACFLVTTSIFLTSCSSDDDGGGGGSAAAGTITAKVDGSWVTSMEMTTFAYQVGSMLSIQGNTGGTSSKAFVFNITTFDGVGTYDIGGTLGLGQANASYTEITVDISNPTAFESKIWSAPYEGGDKVGEIKISEITDTHIKGTFSYSAKNTDDGSMKEVTEGSFNVEFE, translated from the coding sequence ATGAAAACAATTAAATTTATCTGTGCGTGCTTTTTAGTAACAACTTCTATTTTTTTAACGTCTTGTAGTAGTGATGATGATGGCGGAGGTGGAGGTAGTGCAGCGGCAGGAACAATTACTGCAAAAGTTGATGGGTCTTGGGTAACAAGTATGGAAATGACAACGTTTGCTTATCAAGTAGGATCTATGCTTTCAATTCAAGGAAATACAGGAGGTACTTCTAGCAAAGCGTTTGTTTTTAATATTACAACTTTTGACGGTGTAGGAACCTATGATATTGGAGGAACTTTAGGTTTAGGACAAGCAAATGCAAGTTACACTGAAATTACAGTTGATATCTCTAACCCAACTGCTTTTGAATCAAAAATTTGGTCTGCTCCTTATGAAGGTGGCGACAAAGTGGGTGAAATAAAAATTTCTGAAATTACCGATACGCACATCAAAGGCACTTTTAGTTATTCGGCAAAAAACACGGATGATGGAAGTATGAAAGAAGTAACAGAAGGTTCTTTTAATGTAGAATTTGAATAA
- a CDS encoding GSCFA domain-containing protein, whose translation MNFRTPINIPKSNHPIDYYSKVVTLGSCFSENISTKLEQYKFQYYNNPFGILFQPDAIENVLLRAVEMRLFTEADLFFENELWHCFEVHSELNNADKDDMLINLNGILTYLNGQLQACTHLIITLGTAWTYRFSHTQKRVANCHKIPQSNFTKELLSVDEIVSSLNNIQTKITEFNPEINFIFTVSPVRHLKDGFVENQLSKSHLISALHSSISRFPSSSYFLSYEMMMDDLRDYRFYSEDMLHPNQTAVDYIWKHFVESHISYHVFPIMTEIESIQKGLTHRPFNPNTEQHQLFVQKLHERIEQLQEKYPFLNLS comes from the coding sequence ATGAATTTCCGAACCCCAATCAACATTCCAAAAAGCAACCATCCCATCGATTATTATTCGAAAGTGGTTACCCTGGGTTCGTGTTTTTCAGAAAATATTAGCACCAAATTAGAGCAGTATAAATTTCAATATTATAACAATCCGTTTGGGATACTTTTCCAGCCGGATGCCATTGAAAATGTATTGTTACGTGCTGTAGAAATGCGATTATTTACCGAAGCCGATTTGTTTTTTGAAAATGAATTGTGGCATTGTTTTGAAGTACATTCTGAGTTGAATAATGCCGACAAAGACGATATGCTAATCAATTTAAATGGCATTTTAACTTATTTAAACGGACAACTTCAAGCTTGTACGCATCTGATTATCACGTTAGGAACTGCGTGGACTTATCGTTTTTCGCACACTCAAAAAAGAGTGGCCAATTGTCATAAAATTCCACAAAGCAATTTTACGAAAGAATTGTTATCCGTTGATGAAATTGTATCTTCTTTAAATAATATCCAAACTAAAATAACAGAATTCAATCCCGAAATTAATTTCATTTTCACCGTTTCACCCGTTCGCCATTTAAAAGACGGTTTTGTAGAAAATCAATTAAGTAAATCGCATTTAATTTCGGCACTACATTCTTCCATCTCTCGGTTTCCATCTTCCAGCTATTTCCTAAGCTATGAAATGATGATGGATGATTTACGAGATTATCGTTTCTATTCCGAAGATATGTTGCATCCAAATCAAACGGCAGTGGATTACATTTGGAAGCATTTTGTAGAATCACATATTTCGTACCATGTTTTTCCAATCATGACCGAAATTGAAAGCATTCAAAAAGGATTAACGCATCGTCCTTTTAATCCAAACACAGAACAACACCAGCTTTTTGTACAAAAATTGCATGAACGAATCGAACAACTTCAAGAGAAATATCCTTTTTTAAATCTGAGTTAA
- a CDS encoding lipocalin family protein produces the protein MKKFILFLVFAGLTISCNTSDDEGSAISEPTILGKWYIKGGTSNGGEFQNYNHDCETSRDFQEFFTNGELTFNGHNTSCELNEVESAAWILNGSILTISSSPFDPMLYEYTYIVESLTNDELILKQTVNDPEGIIVYRSTFTRN, from the coding sequence ATGAAAAAATTTATATTATTTTTAGTTTTTGCAGGATTAACAATTTCTTGCAATACCAGTGATGACGAAGGATCAGCAATTTCTGAACCAACTATATTAGGAAAATGGTATATAAAAGGCGGAACTTCTAATGGTGGAGAATTCCAAAATTATAATCATGATTGTGAAACAAGCAGAGATTTTCAAGAGTTTTTTACAAACGGAGAACTTACTTTTAATGGTCACAATACAAGTTGTGAGTTAAACGAGGTTGAATCAGCTGCATGGATTTTAAATGGTAGTATATTAACTATATCTAGCTCTCCATTTGATCCAATGCTTTATGAATACACTTATATTGTTGAAAGTTTAACTAATGATGAGTTGATATTGAAACAGACGGTTAATGATCCTGAAGGGATAATTGTGTATAGATCAACTTTTACAAGAAACTAA